A single genomic interval of Arthrobacter globiformis harbors:
- the nirD gene encoding nitrite reductase small subunit NirD: protein MTATLELEDLATGYAAGWHRVCAVEDLELAWGEAALVAGRQVALFRTGPGEVFAVAQEDPATGAFVMARGILGSRGTRPTIASPLHKEVYDLETGECFGNPELRLAAFGTRIVDGFIEVEL, encoded by the coding sequence ATGACGGCAACACTGGAACTTGAGGATCTCGCCACCGGATATGCAGCAGGCTGGCACCGCGTCTGCGCGGTGGAGGACCTGGAACTGGCCTGGGGCGAAGCGGCACTCGTGGCCGGCCGGCAGGTGGCCCTGTTCCGCACGGGCCCCGGTGAGGTTTTCGCCGTAGCGCAGGAGGATCCGGCCACGGGCGCTTTCGTTATGGCGCGCGGCATCCTCGGATCACGCGGCACGCGCCCCACCATCGCCTCGCCGCTGCACAAGGAGGTCTACGACCTCGAGACGGGCGAGTGCTTTGGAAACCCGGAGCTGCGCCTGGCGGCGTTCGGCACGCGCATCGTGGACGGCTTTATCGAGGTTGAGCTCTAA
- a CDS encoding phospho-sugar mutase: MTSSEADLQLLNDARAWAAQDPDPRTAATLTELVKLTEAGTPAARQDLEDSFRGTLQFGTAGLRAALGPGPNRMNRVVVRRAAAGFANFLVRAVSEAAPGTRPRAVVGYDARYNSDIFATETAAVFTAAGIETFLMPAPLPTPLLAYAVRALDCDGGVMVTASHNPPQDNGYKVYLGRHAVEESGRGAQIVAPYDALIATEISKVGDLASIPLVRDGWTVLDDGIVQDYGAATAGLADRGLFPARDLKIVLTPLHGVGGATAVSVLRAAGFTDVTLVSEQAEPDPDFPTVSFPNPEEPGALDLALGEAMQADADIVLANDPDADRAAVAAKDPDTGAWRMLRGDEVGALLGAHVVARLAASKAASTGADVSGADASGVEAGGGVFANSIVSSRLLSRIAAAAGYAHEETLTGFKWISRVPGLVYGYEEALGYCVAPDLVRDKDGLSAAVLIAELAAAAKAEGKTIFDTLDELYLVHGLHASDQLSIRVGDLGLLDAMMNRLRVNPPESFGGSAVESFVDLAEGSEQLPPTDGLLYVTRDLSRVIIRPSGTEPKLKCYLEVIQSVGSAAELPEARLAARAALDLVLTDVREALGL, from the coding sequence GGCAGGACCTTGAAGACAGCTTCCGGGGAACGCTGCAGTTCGGAACGGCCGGCCTGCGTGCCGCCCTGGGCCCGGGGCCCAACCGGATGAACCGCGTCGTGGTCCGCCGCGCAGCGGCGGGCTTCGCCAATTTCCTGGTCCGCGCGGTGTCGGAGGCTGCGCCCGGAACACGGCCGCGCGCCGTCGTCGGCTATGACGCCCGCTACAACTCCGACATTTTCGCGACGGAGACAGCGGCGGTGTTCACTGCGGCGGGCATCGAGACGTTCCTGATGCCGGCTCCCCTGCCGACGCCGCTGCTGGCGTATGCGGTCCGGGCGCTGGACTGCGACGGCGGTGTGATGGTCACAGCCAGCCACAACCCCCCACAGGACAACGGCTACAAGGTCTACCTCGGCCGGCATGCGGTGGAGGAAAGCGGCCGGGGCGCGCAGATCGTGGCGCCGTACGACGCCCTGATCGCCACCGAAATCAGCAAGGTGGGCGACCTCGCCTCGATCCCCCTGGTCCGGGACGGCTGGACGGTCCTGGACGACGGGATCGTCCAGGACTACGGGGCCGCCACGGCAGGGCTGGCCGACCGCGGGCTCTTCCCGGCCCGGGACCTGAAGATCGTCCTGACACCGTTGCACGGCGTCGGTGGAGCGACGGCTGTCTCCGTCCTCCGGGCAGCCGGATTCACCGACGTGACGCTGGTCAGCGAACAGGCGGAGCCGGACCCGGACTTCCCCACCGTCAGTTTTCCCAACCCTGAGGAACCGGGCGCCCTGGATCTGGCCCTAGGTGAGGCGATGCAGGCGGACGCAGACATCGTGCTGGCCAACGACCCGGACGCCGACCGTGCCGCGGTGGCCGCGAAGGACCCGGACACGGGTGCGTGGCGGATGCTGCGGGGCGATGAGGTGGGCGCCCTCCTGGGAGCGCACGTCGTAGCGCGCCTGGCCGCCTCCAAAGCGGCCTCAACCGGAGCCGACGTTTCCGGAGCGGACGCTTCCGGAGTGGAGGCGGGCGGCGGCGTGTTCGCCAATTCGATTGTTTCGTCGCGGCTGCTTTCGCGCATCGCCGCCGCAGCCGGGTATGCGCATGAGGAAACGCTGACCGGGTTCAAGTGGATTTCCCGGGTGCCGGGCCTCGTCTACGGCTATGAGGAGGCGCTGGGTTACTGCGTTGCGCCGGATCTGGTCCGTGACAAGGACGGACTGTCCGCCGCGGTGCTGATCGCGGAATTGGCGGCCGCAGCCAAGGCTGAGGGCAAGACGATCTTCGACACCCTGGACGAGCTGTATCTGGTGCACGGGCTCCACGCGAGTGACCAGCTGAGCATCCGCGTGGGTGACCTCGGCCTGCTGGATGCCATGATGAACCGGCTGCGCGTGAACCCGCCCGAATCGTTTGGCGGGTCGGCCGTGGAGTCATTCGTGGATCTGGCCGAAGGCAGCGAACAGCTGCCTCCGACCGACGGACTGCTTTACGTGACCCGCGACCTGAGCCGCGTGATCATCCGGCCGAGCGGCACGGAGCCGAAACTCAAGTGCTACCTGGAGGTCATCCAGAGCGTCGGCTCGGCCGCTGAACTGCCCGAGGCCCGGCTGGCGGCGAGGGCCGCGCTGGACCTGGTACTCACTGACGTGCGCGAGGCCCTGGGGCTGTAA